Proteins encoded in a region of the Prunus persica cultivar Lovell chromosome G4, Prunus_persica_NCBIv2, whole genome shotgun sequence genome:
- the LOC109948986 gene encoding uncharacterized protein LOC109948986 isoform X2, producing MQFGNVEAEIEFFASLVKADGWLKGDHIDLGLYLIRKRQQQLETDSIEVADWTTTDVFFMNHIRTCFADNKRKKQQLGWKIRKSLLNVVNGKVPPCGLDWQTVYKVYTPFMLTKYKHWVAVMIDLVLCEIKVYDSKVSLIPDDIVKEELGPLSITLPNLLNTIDFYEEGVYANNCSRDWWCPWPIERVDVPQQSNEGDCGMFVLKYIELFSAKLPLATCTSHNMPFFRLKLAAEITRGDAYFP from the exons ATGCAATTTGGCAACGTGGAAGCTGAGATTGAATTCTTCGCTTCCCTCGTGAaagctgatggttggctgAAAGGAGAT CACATTGATTTGGGGTTGTATCTCATCCGGAAACGACAACAACAATTGGAGACAGATTCGATAGAAGTAGCGGACTGGACAACGAccgatgttttttttatg AATCACATTCgtacttgctttgcggataataaaagaaaaaaacagcagCTTGGgtggaaaatcagaaaaagttTACTAAACGTTGTAAATGGGAAGGTTCCTCCGTGTGGGTTGGATTGGCAGACCGTCTATAAGGTGTATACCCCATTTATGTTGACGAAGTACAAGCATTGGGTGGCTGTAATGATTGATCTGGTATTGTGTGAAATCAAAGTGTACGATTCAAAGGTTTCACTAATTCCAGATGACATCGTAAAGGAAGAACTCGGCCCGCTATCAATTACGCTTCCAAATCTTCTCAACACCATCGACTTTTATGAAGAAGGTGTTTATGCAAACAATTGCAGCCGAGATTGGTGGTGTCCGTGGCCAATAGAGCGTGTGGATGTTCCACAACAGTCTAATGA aGGCGATTGTGGCATGTTTGTGTTAAAGTACATTGAGCTTTTCAGCGCTAAGCTTCCGTTAGCTACTTGCACCTCGCACAACATGCCTTTTTTTCGGTTGAAATTGGCTGCGGAGATAACAAGGGGAGATGCTTACTTCCCATGA
- the LOC109948759 gene encoding uncharacterized protein LOC109948759 encodes MHKKSDESLRDYIKRFKAERANIVGCDGQIASSAFKRGLPIECELYRELTISPRQTLIEVFATAERYTLWDDDQIVAKKADQANKQASKENGKHRSQPQECALATESYTKFTIPIHQILAQVKDMPWLKKPSPLKGNLTEKDTSRYCRFHEGYGHYTNDCFARKRHLEDLVRDGHCMEFISRGAIQQIKDCDATNNEPPRKKPYGSTRS; translated from the coding sequence ATGCACAAGAAGTCCGATGAATCCCTCCGAGACTACATCAAGAGGTTCAAAGCGGAGAGGGCAAACATTGTAGGATGTGATGGCCAAATTGCGTCCTCCGCCTTCAAGAGGGGGTTGCCAATTGAATGTGAGCTGTATCGCGAGCTGACCATCTCTCCCCGCCAAACATTGATAGAAGTCTTTGCTACAGCAGAGCGCTACACACTATGGGACGACGACCAGATTGTCGCGAAGAAGGCTGATCAAGCAAATAAGCAGGCAAGCAAAGAGAACGGCAAGCACAGATCACAGCCTCAGGAATGTGCTCTAGCAACAGAGAGCTACACCAAGTTCACTATCCCGATACACCAGATCCTAGCCCAAGTAAAGGACATGCCTTGGTTGAAGAAACCATCACCTTTAAAGGGAAACCTAACCGAGAAGGATACTAGTAGATATTGCAGATTCCATGAAGGGTACGGTCATTACACAAACGACTGCTTCGCTCGAAAAAGGCACCTCGAAGATCTAGTCAGAGACGGCCATTGCATGGAATTCATCTCAAGGGGGGCTATCCAGCAAATCAAGGATTGTGACGCAACTAACAATGAGCCTCCACGAAAAAAGCCATATGGATCAACACGATCCTAG
- the LOC109948758 gene encoding protein FAR1-RELATED SEQUENCE 5-like, translated as MDKIGFIKKDIYNLECSVNGKLRNHDVELVTEYFMAEQKKNEAFYFKIEGDGHDRFSRCFWADATSRRAYGFFGDVVVFDTTFNTNRYDLTFAPMLGVNNHGQTIVLACAFLSKETTESFVWMFEEFKKAMPGGEPKTIITDQDAAMAIAISIAFPSTFHRLCIWHITSKFSVKLPRDAYKEYWPEFQKTIWDTDNKDEFDAKWNIVVTKAGLTDHPWLSSMFDLRESWVPAYARQFFAAGMSSSQRAEGSHGFFKQYISRRNSLMDFIIRFERALSHQREKELVADHVDAFEVAQCLLPMPMNKQMATLYTRTMFQKFEQELIQSTACFLELKTEDACKVVFNVSERKNWETRVAEVVYVKDSDHASCSCKRFEFVGIICKHILALFRRDQIEYMPDKYILKRWKKTAKCGLVSDANGNEIKDCADPGLLIKRSTMSRLASDVVEDALMSEEGCELLSETLKSLQVKLKLLKDGPSNNEVGGSSSQTQYMKDPKRVRCKGRSKGVTGAKEKAMKRGIRHCRECGHIGHDRRQCPALNTPTSPSNNDESTPIHRSDPLFDDFDRMHRPTE; from the exons ATGGATAAAATCggttttatcaaaaaagataTCTACAATCTTGAATGTAGTGTGAATGGGAAGCTGAGGAACCACGATGTTGAACTAGTGACCGAGTATTTTATggctgaacagaaaaaaaatgaggctttttatttcaagattgaGGGAGATGGGCACGACAGGTTTAGTCGATGTTTTTGGGCAGATGCAACTTCTAGACGGGCGTATGGGTTTTTTGGAGATGTTGTTGTATTCGATACCACATTCAACACGAATCGATACGACTTGACATTTGCACCAATGTTGGGAGTTAATAACCATGGTCAGACAATTGTGTTAGCATGCGCATTTTTGAGCAAGGAAACGACTGAGTcgtttgtttggatgtttgagGAGTTTAAGAAAGCCATGCCAGGTGGGGAACCTAAAACGATCATTACAGATCAAGATGCGGCAATGGCCATAGCGATTTCAATAGCCTTCCCGAGTACATTTCATCGACTTTGCATATGGCACATCACATCAAAGTTCTCTGTTAAGTTACCACGTGACGCTTATAAGGAGTATTGGCCTGAATTTCAGAAAACCATATGGGATACTGACAATAAGGATGAGTTTGATGcaaaatggaatattgtggTTACAAAGGCTGGTTTGACTGACCATCCATGGCTAAGttcaatgtttgatttaaGGGAATCTTGGGTTCCAGCCTACGCACGACAATTTTTTGCCGCTGGAATGTCAAGCAGCCAAAGAGCGGAAGGTTctcatggttttttcaagcaataCATATCAAGGAGAAATTCGTTGATGGATTTCATAATACGATTTGAGAGGGCACTTTCTCATCAACGTGAAAAAGAGTTAGTTGCTGATCACGTAGATGCATTTGAAGTGGCTCAATGTCTTCTACCGATgccaatgaacaaacaaatggctaccttgtacacaaggacaatgtttcaaaagtttgagCAAGAACTAATACAAAGTACAGCATGTTTCCTAGAGCTCAAAACAGAGGATGCTTGTAAAGTTGTGTTCAACGTGAgcgaaaggaaaaattgggaaacaagGGTGGCAGAAGTCGTATATGTCAAAGATTCTGACCACGCATCGTGTAGCTGcaaaagatttgaatttgttggaattatttGCAAGCACATCCTAGCATTGTTCAGAAGGGACCAGATTGAATATATGCccgataaatatattttgaagaggtGGAAGAAAACTGCGAAATGTGGATTGGTGTCAGATGCAAATGGCAACGAAATTAAAGACTGTGCAGATCCTGGCCTTCTAATAAAGCGGAGTACAATGTCTCGACTTGCTTCAGATGTGGTTGAGGATGCATTAATGAGTGAAGAAGGATGTGAGCTACTGTCAGAGACTCTAAAAAGTTTGCaggtgaagttgaagttgctgAAGGATGGACCAAGTAATAACGAAGTTGGAGGGTCCAGctctcaaacacaatataTGAAAGACCCTAAGAGAGTGAGGTGCAAAGGAAGGTCGAAAGGAGTAACGGgagcaaaggaaaaggcaatgaAGCGAGGGATTAGACACTGTCGGGAGTGTGGACACATTGGTCATGATAGAAGACAATGCCCAGCCTTGAACACACC GACATCACCGTCGAACAATGACGAATCAACTCCAATACATCGTAGTGACCCATTATTCGACGATTTTGACAGGATGCACAGACCAACTGAATGA
- the LOC109948986 gene encoding uncharacterized protein LOC109948986 isoform X1 — translation MQFGNVEAEIEFFASLVKADGWLKGDVSVIDYAFVLMYIHYEIDKKNMLQHIDLGLYLIRKRQQQLETDSIEVADWTTTDVFFMNHIRTCFADNKRKKQQLGWKIRKSLLNVVNGKVPPCGLDWQTVYKVYTPFMLTKYKHWVAVMIDLVLCEIKVYDSKVSLIPDDIVKEELGPLSITLPNLLNTIDFYEEGVYANNCSRDWWCPWPIERVDVPQQSNEGDCGMFVLKYIELFSAKLPLATCTSHNMPFFRLKLAAEITRGDAYFP, via the exons ATGCAATTTGGCAACGTGGAAGCTGAGATTGAATTCTTCGCTTCCCTCGTGAaagctgatggttggctgAAAGGAGATGTAAGTGTAATTGattatgcatttgttttaatgtacATACATTATgagattgacaagaaaaacatgttgCAGCACATTGATTTGGGGTTGTATCTCATCCGGAAACGACAACAACAATTGGAGACAGATTCGATAGAAGTAGCGGACTGGACAACGAccgatgttttttttatg AATCACATTCgtacttgctttgcggataataaaagaaaaaaacagcagCTTGGgtggaaaatcagaaaaagttTACTAAACGTTGTAAATGGGAAGGTTCCTCCGTGTGGGTTGGATTGGCAGACCGTCTATAAGGTGTATACCCCATTTATGTTGACGAAGTACAAGCATTGGGTGGCTGTAATGATTGATCTGGTATTGTGTGAAATCAAAGTGTACGATTCAAAGGTTTCACTAATTCCAGATGACATCGTAAAGGAAGAACTCGGCCCGCTATCAATTACGCTTCCAAATCTTCTCAACACCATCGACTTTTATGAAGAAGGTGTTTATGCAAACAATTGCAGCCGAGATTGGTGGTGTCCGTGGCCAATAGAGCGTGTGGATGTTCCACAACAGTCTAATGA aGGCGATTGTGGCATGTTTGTGTTAAAGTACATTGAGCTTTTCAGCGCTAAGCTTCCGTTAGCTACTTGCACCTCGCACAACATGCCTTTTTTTCGGTTGAAATTGGCTGCGGAGATAACAAGGGGAGATGCTTACTTCCCATGA
- the LOC18779515 gene encoding putative disease resistance protein RGA3 — protein MADALIYVLLERLASTTYEYIEGGVKLVLNVKEDVKKFTRTLRVIQAVLEDAEQRQVTDQAVKIWLDELKDVSYQMVDVLDEWNTNILRQQVEKQEREGDPNALVTKKKVRFSSFTRYFRLGKVSRVILRHDIALKIKDLNDKLTEIYEERKKYQFLSKELGIQQPQQPQRPQTASFVDISEIFGRENEKKVLITNLLSDSSAEGKGFLIIPIVGMGGMGKTTLTQLAYNDDRVKTHFDLRKWVCVSDPFDEIKIAKAIIGKNAPNSNELDEVLQCMCTSIQGKRFLLVLDDVWTDDPKKWEQLKVPLIQNGAKGNRILVTTRKHEVADMMRATRNKINLGELNDECCLSIFNHMAFLDRDVHEFGDISKEIVKKCKGLPLAAKTLGSLMQNKTKMGEWKEVLHSKIWDLEKVEQEVFQPLFLSYNDLAPTIKCCLLYCATFPKDYQFERDDLIKLWMAQDYVISKGNKEKETTGYAVFDNLVARSFFQDFEKDFDTGTITSCKMHDIVHDFVQFFTKNECLIIDHGEETTSEPKVFGDKVRHLTLRYVPEGPLPLFISSYDCKNLRTLATFNSRITTIDPNLILQLKCLRTLNLSFNPIEELPKEIGELIHLRHIDLSSNPILKKLPDTICGLYNLSTLRLMYCSGLTKLPENMGNLINLKHLYVKYCGLLESFPKVIGRLTSLQTLDACSWGGDKDEAFQIGDLRNLNLEGSLEIQLGGDATDKSEVEKAQLWDKKLFNLRVNFAGRTNSSSSSSVEILNALRPHPDLESLEILEHNGTTWPNWIQSLHNLRFLTVAWGTLCEFWPLGKLECLERLAIFGIEGMKKVGVE, from the coding sequence ATGGCTGATGCGCTCATTTACGTGCTGCTAGAACGGTTGGCCTCGACAACCTATGAATACATAGAAGGAGGGGTGAAACTTGTTTTGAACGTTAAGGAAGATGTTAAGAAATTCACTCGGACTCTCCGAGTTATTCAAGCTGTGCTTGAGGATGCAGAGCAACGCCAAGTGACGGATCAAGCTGTCAAAATCTGGTTGGATGAGCTGAAAGATGTATCCTACCAGATGGTGGATGTGCTGGATGAGTGGAACACAAACATTCTCAGACAACAAGTTGAGAAGCAAGAAAGAGAAGGTGATCCAAATGCTCTTGTTACAAAGAAGAAGGTACGTTTCTCTAGTTTCACCCGTTACTTTCGTCTTGGCAAAGTCAGTCGGGTGATTCTTCGCCATGACATTGCtctgaaaataaaagatctGAATGATAAGTTAACTGAGATTtatgaggaaagaaaaaagtaccAGTTTCTAAGCAAAGAATTAGGCATTCAACAACCTCAACAACCTCAACGACCTCAAACTGCATCTTTTGTCGATATATCTGAGATATTTGGtcgagaaaatgaaaaaaaggtTTTGATAACAAACTTGTTGAGTGATAGTAGTGCGGAAGGGAAGGGGTTCCTTATCATCCCTATTGTCGGGATGGGAGGCATGGGAAAAACAACTTTAACCCAACTAGCCTATAATGATGACCGAGTCAAAACCCATTTTGATTTGAGGAAATGGGTTTGTGTTTCAGACCCTTTTGATGAGATTAAGATTGCCAAAGCCATTATTGGTAAAAACGCCCCAAATTCAAATGAGTTGGATGAGGTCTTGCAATGTATGTGTACATCCATCCAGGGCAAAAGGTTTCTCCTTGTCCTGGATGATGTATGGACCGATGATCCTAAAAAGTGGGAACAATTAAAGGTACCATTAATCCAAAATGGTGCTAAAGGCAACAGAATATTGGTGACCACAAGAAAACATGAGGTTGCTGACATGATGAGAGCAACAAGAAACAAGATCAATCTGGGAGAGTTGAATGATGAATGTTGTTTGTCAATCTTCAATCACATGGCCTTTTTGGATAGGGATGTACATGAGTTTGGAGATATTAGTAAGGAAATTGTAAAGAAGTGTAAAGGTTTGCCTCTTGCTGCAAAGACTTTGGGTAGTCTCATGCAGAATAAGACAAAAATGGGAGAATGGAAAGAAGTTTTGCATAGTAAGATATGGGATCTAGAGAAGGTCGAGCAAGAAGTTTTCCAACCCCTATTCCTAAGTTATAATGATTTGGCcccaacaattaaatgttgccttttATATTGTGCTACTTTTCCAAAAGATTACCAGTTTGAACGAGATGATTTGATTAAACTTTGGATGGCACAAGACTATGTTATTTCGAAAGGgaataaagaaaaggaaacaacgGGTTATGCAGTTTTTGACAATTTAGTGGCACGGTCATTTTTCCAAGATTTTGAGAAAGATTTTGACACCGGTACCATTACCAGTTGCAAAATGCATGATATTGTGCATGACTTTGTACAATTTTTCACCAAGAATGAGTGTTTGATTATCGATCATGGTGAGGAAACTACCAGCGAACCAAAGGTATTTGGTGATAAGGTTCGTCATTTGACCTTGAGATATGTTCCTGAAGGTCCACTTCCACTTTTTATCTCATCTTACGATTGCAAAAATCTCCGTACGCTCGCAACTTTTAATTCAAGAATTACTACCATAGacccaaatttaattttacaatTGAAATGTCTTAGGACATTAAATTTGAGTTTTAATCCCATCGAAGAACTCCCGAAGGAGATTGGTGAATTGATACATTTGAGGCATATTGATTTGTCTTCCAATCCTATACTGAAGAAATTACCAGACACTATTTGTGGTTTGTACAATTTGTCAACCTTGCGCCTTATGTACTGCTCTGGCCTTACAAAACTGCCTGAAAACATGGGAAACTTGATTAACTTAAAGCATCTTTATGTTAAGTATTGTGGTCTTCTGGAGTCGTTCCCCAAAGTGATAGGGAGATTAACAAGTTTGCAAACACTAGATGCGTGTTCATGGGGTGGCGACAAAGATGAAGCATTCCAAATTGGGGATCTGAGAAACTTGAACCTTGAGGGAAGTCTGGAAATACAACTTGGGGGGGATGCGACAGATAAGAGCGAGGTTGAGAAAGCACAATTGTGGGACAAAAAGCTATTTAATCTCCGTGTTAATTTTGCAGGGCGGACAAAcagtagtagtagtagtagtgTAGAAATACTGAATGCCTTACGACCGCACCCAGATTTGGAATCTTTAGAGATTTTGGAACATAATGGCACCACGTGGCCCAATTGGATTCAGTCTTTACACAATTTGAGATTCCTTACTGTTGCTTGGGGGACACTGTGTGAATTTTGGCCTCTTGGGAAATTGGAATGCCTTGAAAGACTGGCCATATTCGGTATCGAAGGAATGAAAAAGGTCGGTGTTGAA